Genomic window (Vulpes lagopus strain Blue_001 chromosome 6, ASM1834538v1, whole genome shotgun sequence):
tatttaaatacaaatgcaGCATCAGTTCACATGTCCTCTCTTCTGAGAAGGGCTGCCTTCCCTCTGCTGATAGGTGCTCCTTCCTTTGTCTACATTACGACTTCAATACACTTCTGACACACAACATTGAATCAATACAAGGTAACAGTGCATCATTCAAAAACAGTCCAACATAAAACATTCAATCCTGTACACTTCAACTCTGCAATTTTAGTACAATCCAACATAGGACATTCAATACAATACATCCCAACAATACAACATTCAATAGCATGCATTCCAACTCCGCAATTTCAGTACAATCCAACATATAGCATTCAATAAAGTATGTAACTTCAATATAGTCTAACATACAATAGTATATTTGGATTGTTGGTAAATCTAGTTCCTCAAAAGACTAACATCTTAAAAAGAGGTATTGTGTCTTTAATCTATATGCCCTTGGTACTGGCACATAGGGctctaaataaatattggaaaaactattagaaaagaGGGATTTTActagataaaatatttctaaaatacaaatgcaCAGTTTGAAAAATGGTGAGTAGGTGATACAGACTGAGGAcctaataaaagaataaagaaaaataaaagaaaaataaagtttcttgaGAACTAGGACAAAGCAAAGATGTCATAGGTGATATCTTAAATTATATGGGAGTTAAAACTAGTATCAACTCTTGAAATTAGGAAGAAGGGGGCCTAATACCACTGAGCATCTGAATGCTAAATGCAGCAAGACTTGGCCACAGAAGACTGACTAAGCTGTGGTTGCCTAGGAAATAGTTTATGGGGCTTTATTGAATAAAGGGAGAGTTCTAGTTTCAGAAATGGTTAagacatttccatttcttctgtcttGATAATCACACACCAAACTAGAGGGACTTTGAACAGAAGCACACACTCCATCTATGGTGAAATGAATCTACAATCCTTCACCATAACATTTGAAGACAAAAAGTAGACCTAGGATTGGCAAATGACTTCATAGAGTGGAAGATGACCACTTCTAAGTGTCtactggggaggaagggggataCTAATGGAGTGTGAGACAGTTTACCCTGTGGAACCCCAGAAAGTCTTAGGAATTGGGCTACCAGTTATTACAGTGAGCCACTGAGTTTGAAATGGATATAAAGTATAATTATACCTGTTCCTTATCATCAGACCCCCTCACTCAGAAAACAAAGTAGATGCTCTGGACAATCTTGGGTTTTAGTGACTTTTCGGACAAGGATGTGGAGGGGTGGAGTGAGGGCACAGAGATATGACTTTGTGTCGCACAAGATGAAAAGTTGCCTCTAGAAAAAGAGGATTCTTGAAGAACTTTACTTTGAGTGAAAGATTGAATTTGGCAGAACATCCAACAAGCCTGGCCACtagcaaaagaaaacaaggaaatttgTCTGTCTTGGCTTGGACCCTGGCTGAAAAAATGATCTCTCCTACCTGTAATCCCTGCTGCAACTACCTTGCCATTTTAGTGCAGAAGCAGCCACAGACTACATGTAAATGAATTACAGTGGCTCATTAACTGGCTGTGTTCTAGTAACCTTCATTTATAAACcatgaaatttgaaatttcatgtttttcatatatcattaaatattgttttgatttttttctagccatttaaaaatgcaaaacctgATCTTTGCTGAGTGACCATATAAAAAGAGACAGCAGGCTCGATTTGACCTGTGGGGCTAGTTTGCTGATCATTAATCTAggatttaaataaatgtgttaaatatttaaggatgagaattcactctttttctttaaagaaaaagaaggcaagaaagaggggaaaaaagaatagataCAGTAAGACAaagttcaaaataatatattagaaACAAATTAGTaattatattgaatataaatggactgaGTTGACTGGCTGAAAGATTGctagaatggatttttttttctaggatggatttttacaaaatccaaatatatgttaactaattaattttttaaaagatatgtttatttgagaaacagcttGTGTGTCCCTGcatgcagggggaggagcagagggagagaatccctaagcagaccccccactgagcttggagcccaacgctgcccatcccatgacccatgagctgaaatcaagccaaaaccaactgagccgcccaagtgctcccaaatgtatttatttatttatttttttttccaaatgtatttattttaaaagaggatactctccccccaaaaagagaCATACCCTAAACATAAGGATACATTAAACatcaaagtaaaagaaaggaaaatgttatacTGAGacaatgctttaaaaagaaaaactgatgtCTTTTTGACAACATATATTTTAAGTGGGACTTCATTGTTTAAGAATTAGTGAATTACATGATGATAAAAGGAAGCTTTTTACTAAACTaggaagatataataattttaaacttgCATGTACCTAACATATACATGTACCTGACAGCAAAGATAGCTACATAGCAAAATTCTATAGTAGAACTTAAAGAACTGCAAAGAGAAGCTGATAAATGTACTATTATGCCAAAATACTTAAACATAAGTATTTGAATAATTGAGAGAACAGGAAGATAAAAACTTACTAAGGATACAAAAGATTTGATTCTAACAATTAACAGGCTTTTTCTGTTGGACATATAGAGAACCCTGTATCCAACAATTGATTagataaaaattctcaattttattgggaaattttattaaaatcaatcACATACTAGGCTAAATAGCAAGCCTCATCAATGTCAAAAATCAgtataagacaaaaaaatcagtataaGACAAATTAACTTAGCAAAAAAGAATcataacaaaaattatttaaacttaagACTATAATGAATATACATGCAGGCAATATTTGTGGACTGCTGCTAACGTGGTACTCAGAGGCAAATGTAGAATCTTAAGTTATTTACTAAGATAAAGGTCTGAAAGCTAAGGTAACCAACTTTAAAatctggaaaagaataaaaacattaaaaaaaaaaaaaagaacatagcattataattttagataaattattccagagagaaaaaatatgctGTGGCTCATTTTAGGAGGCCAGTATATTCAGACTAGTATGTTATGGGAGTGGAAATTTTATTGGCTATTTTCATTTATGAGTATGAATTtaagtgggcacctgggtggctcagtcagttaagtatccgaccgttggtttcagctcagattgtagtctcaggattgtgaattcGAGCCCTGCAcccagctccatgcccagtgcagagtcaacttcgggttctctctccctctgcccctaccagttatgcactctctctaaaataaataagtaaatatgtcttttaaaaatatattaggaaaccaaatccaacaattaAAATCGTAAAAACACTATAACCAAAATAGGATTTATTCTTACATTGCAAGCAGGTTCAACTATCAAAAAGAAGCCAATTTCCAAATctataaattaaatgcaattccAGTGAAAATCCCAAAAGTGTTTTTTAACAGAACTGGACAAGCTGACTTTAAAGTTTTGTAAAAGAGTGAAAAgccaaagataatttttttaaaaaaatttacttatgtatttattcatgagagacacagagagagacagagacataggcagagggagaaatggggagctggatgcgggactccatcccgggatcccgggatcatgccctgagctgaaggcagacgcccaacggctgagccacccagggatcctgagccaaggataattttaaaataaaagaacagtttTGAAAGAGAACAAGGCCCTGAGGGGACGTCCCTATAGATGTTAAGACTTACTATGAAGTCTATTTATATCTTAAAAAGTGAGAGTGATTAAGACAGTGTGCTTTAAGCACTTTGTAAATTGGCAAATCTAGTTACATTGAAGAGGTACATATTTTATGACTCATCAACTCACTCTTaacaatgtctttaaaattctgaGGAAGTAGAAAAGGtagaataaacatattttctaaaaaaaaaaatctatagatatTTGCTTCCCATGCACTTTTGCTTTAGCGAAGTAAgggaaggaaacaagaaagaggaagaagtagaaccAGGAAATGGGTTCAACACAGGAGAGTCTAAATAATGCCAGAGAGAAGTCATCAAACACCAGAACAGAAGGCCTAGAAAGGCAGTCTTTCAACCTCAAATCTGCAGATTTGAGCAGATGTGTGACAGAGTCCAAGGAGAAAAGCTGAACTGATAGGTGGTCTGATTCGTTTGACCATGTGGAGGCCTATATTGAAGGGTATCTTGTGGACGTCTTAAAGATTGTGAGAAGCCTTAACCACAGCGAAGAGTCGGTGTTTATAGCATCCTGGTGCCCAGCACAGTTGgcattcagaaatatttgttaagtgaagcATGTCCTCAAAAGTagcagaaacaaaatatatttaaaatgggaaaggagaaccAGCTGGAACCATAAAGGGTGCCATGAAAATAagagggtgaaataggtgatgaggaatACTCGAGAACAATTTGATACAACATCTGGGAACAATTCTGTTGGGTTTGATAGTGGGAGATGTGTCAGATAAGGTAGAGTTGTGGAGACCTTGAGttcagatgtttttaaattaGGGCTGTTGCCAGCAACAgacttccctcttcccttcccttttcccttttcccttttcccttttcccttttcccttttcccttttttctaagaataatacattatatgtattattaatttcagaggtagaggtcagtgagcAACAGACATTTTAGAGAACCTTCCAGTTATTTTATTCCAAACTGATAGCCAGGGTTATAATCCAGTTGAGCTGTTGATTTATCAGCTGATATTTAACAAGCTTATCTTGTTTTCCCAGAGTGGTGCCAGAAGCTGGGATTTTAATGATCAGCACAATCTGATAATGTCCCTGCCCTCTTATTCAGAATATTGAAAATATGGGGATATCCAGCCTGAGGCAACTTTTGAACCTGGATTTACTCTTACAAAACATCAGATTTGGAAATTTTCACTGGCCCTAGAAATTGAAATTCATTGCTTTTCATTTCACCAGGAATTCCTACCTATCATAATAAGCTTTAttggatatttttgttattagaaaCCTATACTATCTTGATAATTCAAATCTGCTAATCATTCTTCTTGGCCAGTGATCTCTACCTGCATTTTTTGCACAAGTGACCTGATAAACACAGAACACACCTCATCATAGTTCCTGTTAAGCGTGATCACGCATtgctctctctcaccttcttttctctctgtccttttgcAGGGATTGTATTCGCACATTATGGTCCAGTCTGGAAACAACAGAGGAAGTTCTCTCATTCAACTCTTCGACATTTTGGCCTTGGAAAGCTTAGTTTGGAGCCCAAGATTATTGAGGAGTTTAAATATGTAAAAGAGGAAATGCAGAAGCATGGAGAAGACCCCTTCAACCCTTTCCCCATCGTCAACAATGCCGTCTCTAACATCATTTGCTCCCTGTGCTTTGGCCAGCGATTTGATTACACCAATAATGAGTTTAAGAAAATGCTTCATCTTATGTCACGAGCATTAGAAATCTGTCTGAACTCCCAGCTCCTCCTGGTCAATATATGCTCCTGGCTCTATTATCTTCCCTTTGGACCATTTAAGGAATTAAGACAAATTGAAAAGGATATTAccactttccttaaaaaaatcatcaaagacCATAAAGAGTCTCTGAACGTAGAGAACCCTCAGGACTTCATAGACATGTACCTTCTCCAtgtggaggaggaaagaaaaaataatagcaatagtagCTTTAATGAGGAttacttattttatatcattGGTGATCTCTTCATTGCTGGGACTGATACCACAACTAACTCCTTGCTTTGGTGCCTTCTGTATATGTCACTGAACCCCGACATACAAGGTAATTAACAACTGTTTCCTTTATTCAGACAAAGCCAGATTATTTAAATTCGTATCAGCAAATTGGTGATCCTGTGGCTCCTAGCACAAAGCGATGTCTTCAGGCCAGAAAACAAAGTGGAAAGACTTGAATCTCATAGGGAGTCGTGATGGTGTTAACAGCGAAACTCTTAAGTTCCTAGACATTGGCACTAATGTCATACTTGCTTGCCTCTGCTTTAAATCTCTATGGGTCTGATGCTATGTGAAATGTACGATAGAGGAAGGCTTTTAGGGGAGGACAATTTAGAGCTAATGGGAATCATAATGATTATCTGAACCCCGTCATCTTGTTTTGAGAATGGAGAACAGAGACCCAGAAAAGTTATGTCACTTTCACGAGATGACAGAGCCACTTCCACCACATTGATACCAGTAGGTAGTGAGTGCCCAACAGTTCATAGTGGAAGACTGTAAAGGAGGGCagtgtattatttttctgttgctcctataacaaataaccacaaacgTAGTGACTTAAATCAACACAAATTTGTTATCTTAAAGGTCTGTGTCTCACTGggcttaaataaaaatgttgaccGGGCGGCATTCCTTTCTGCAGGCTCTAGAGGAGGATCCATTTCCAGCTGCCTTGGCTCTGGGCCCCCTTCCTCCTTTATCAAAGCCTGGGATGTTGCAGCTCTTCTGACCACTTTCTTCTACTCAGATCTTCCTCTGACACTAAACTGGGAAAGTTCTTCAGTTTGAAAACCCGTGTAATTAGTGCACACCCATAAAATCCAGGGTAATCTCCCCATCACATTGGCAGGTCTTTCTTGCCACATAAAGTAGCACATTCCTAGGTTCCAGGGGTTTGGGGTATGAACATCACTGAGGGGCCATTTTCTGTCTGCCGTAAATGAGATTATGCTTACTGCATTTGTTAACTATTGATGAGTAACAAATTATTcccaaaatttagcagcttaaaaaaaGCCACCATTTGCTCTCTCACATAGTTCCTGAGGATCAGGAATCTAGAGGCAGCATAGCCTGGTTGGTCTGGCCTAGGCTTTCTCATGAAGTTGTAGTCAAGATGTGGGCTGGAGCTACAGTCACCTGCAGACTTGACAGGGACCAAAGGATCCACTTCCGATGGCTTGTCGGCTTGACTTTTAGCTGCAGGTCCCACCGTTTGGAGTTTTCCATAAGGCTGCTGGACTTGGGGGCTGCTTGACTTGGTATTTGCCTTCCCCAAAAATGAGTGACCTGAGAGAGCAAGTACCAAGACAGGAGCCACAGTGTCTTTTATAACCTAAGCTCAGAACTGACATGCCTCacttctcctttattctgttggTCACACAGACCGACTTGGTACAAGGTGGGAAGGGACTGTACAAGGATGTGAACACCAAGAGGCAGAAAACATTGGGGGCCATGCTGGGCTGTCACATAAAAGCTTAGAGTCAGTCCAGTGTTCATACAAGAGAATGAGGTAGGAGTACTCCTGAAACCAGAATGCTTTCTTCTTTACCCATCTGTCTGTTTTGCTAGCTACTTTCCAAGTCACAAGGTGGTAGAGTGTCCCTAGGACTAGCTGCCTCTTACTTGGAATATGTGACCACTGCTTCACATCTCTGAGGCCGAGTCAGGTCTTAACTGCCAGTTTATCATTGTGTGCATGATGTGATGGGAGTACACATAGAACAGCAGTCTCAATTCTCCTGGCTTGTCTTCTggtttattatttgttattatttccttatttttttttaataatagaaaaagttCAGGAAGAAATTGAAAGGGTCATTGGTGCTGACAGAGTCCCTTCCCTCACTGACAAGGCGCAGATGCCCTATACAGAAGCCACCATCATGGAGGTACAGAGGCTGACTGTGGTGGTGCCACTTGCTATTCCTCATATGACCTCAGAGAAAACAGGCAAGTCCAGGATCTTTCTCTTTGAATGCCCTTGAAGGAAGCTCAGCCCCTTAATCCAAGTGAATTGAAGTGACAGTGTGGTGACCATTGCCCAGCTTGATCCTTCTGAGGGATTTAACATTGTGTTGTGGATAATGAAATGTCCAGGGAATGTTGGCCCTCAGTTGTCTGTTATTCATGTACTGGCATTACAGCACTGCTCGTTTTATAAATAGCTCTCTAGATTTCAGAGCATGCATACTTACACTGTCAAACAAATTATGCTGCCATTTAAGATGGTTGTATTGGCTAAAAAACTCCAGAATTAACAAAAGCACCTCTCAGTCTTCTTGGACAATCACAAgagctagtttattttttttttttaatttttataatataaatttatttatttattttattttatttatttatttatgatagtcacacacacagagagagagagagaggcagagacacaggcagagggagaagcaggctccatgcaccgggagcccaacgtgggatttgatcccgggtctccaggatcgcaccctgggccaaaggcaggcgccaaaccgctgcgccacccagggatcccacaagagctagtttaaatatgaaattaaggaTTTTACTTACTTGACCTTTTACAGTTCAACAACTGAagcataaaaattaaagaattagaaGAGCCCATCTAATTCTAAGGGCACCTGTTTCAACTTCTTGTGTACACTGAAATGTGTCCATTTTGTCATGTCTTTGACATATAAGCACCCAGACTCTATGTTAAATCCCTCATAAGAAGGAACTTATAAGTATAAACATGCTTATACTATAAGGAGGCAATAACTTATAAATGACATTGGATCACTTTATGATTACTTCGATGCATATTAGATATACTGTGTTTGCAGTATCTTTTGAACACTGTTTAAAGTGCATATGACCTTGTCAGCTGCTAAGAGCCAGTATAGATTTCCCTGTATGATTGACCCTTGGACAACACAGTTATAAACTATGtgagtccacttatatgcagacttttttcaataaaaatattggaaaaatttttggagatttatgacaatttgaaaaaattcaCAGATAAACTGTGTAGcctagaaatattgaaaaaattaagaaaaggtaTATCCtgaattcataaaatatatataatttattttatcatctaCTACTGTAAAATATAGTTGACTCTTGAAAAGCATGAGTTTGAACCATGTGGGTCCTCTTATGTGCAAATTTTTTATAGCACAgtattgtgaatatattttctcttacgattttttaatataaaatttataagtcTTTGGAAAGTTTATCTGGAATGTCCTATGATTTCTGTTTCAGTGTTTTCTCTTAATTGTAATGTTTTTATGGTTTGATTTCACTCATTAACTCAACACCTATTTAAGCAAGTCCTATGCCTTATCTCAGGCTGGGTCCTGGGGTCGTGTGGAAAGGATACCAGTTGATAAGGTCAGGCCCCTACCCTCAAGCACCTCAGTGTTTAGGTAGGTAGGTATGTAACTAGATGTTTTTTTCAGATAATGATGTTTAGAGAGAAGTGTTAGTGAACATGTTGAATGAcactggattttgttttgtttttgctttttttagtgCTCCAAGGATATACCATTCCTAAAGGCACAGTGATATTACCCAACCTGTGGTCAGTACACAGAGACCCAGCCATTTGGGAGAAACCAGATGATTTCTACCCTAATCGATTTCTGGATGATCAAGGAcaacttattaaaaaagaaacatttattcctTTTGGGATAGGTCagttaaacttttattttcttaacggCCTAATTAAAGAGGTAGAACTAAaagaatcttttattattttatgatattgttttaaaaatacttctttcttggggcacctaggtagctcagttggttaagcatccgactcttgatttcggctcaggtcatgttctcagagtcgtgagattgagccccatgttgggttctgagCTCCtcgtggagtcggcttgagattctctttctcctccctctgccccttgtactccttctctctctctctaaataaaatctttaaaaatatttctttttctttaagattttattttttttattcattaatgagagacagagagagagagaggcagagacataggcagagggagaagcaggctccatgtggggagcccaacgtgggactcgattcagggtctccaggatcatgccccaggctcaaggcggtgccaaaccgctgagccaaccgggctgcccaaaatactTCTTTCTTAGCAAGCGGATACAAGaggtaaatgagataatgcagcTCTACTAcattcattttagattttaaaaacaaaatgaaagcaattGGTTTTAAATCCTTaaataggaataaataagtaaataaataaatccttaaatatGACTAGAAATCTTCCTTCCTGAGCTGCCCAAGTGATTGTTTGAGTCCCGGAAAACTGTTGGCATTAAAAGCAACTtgaggggcagcccctgtggcgcagcggtttagtgccccctgcagcccggggcatgatcctggagaccctggaccgagtcccacatcaggctctctgcatggagcctgcttctccctctgcctgtgtctctgtctctctttctctctctgtgtgtctctacgaataaataaaatcttaaaaaaaaaaaaataaaaaaaaaaaaataaaagcaacttgagggcagcccgggtagctcagcgatttagcgctgccttcagcccagggtgggatcttggagacttgggatccagtcccacatcgggctccctgcatggagcctgcttctccctctgcctgtgtctctgcctctctctctctctctctctctctctctgtctcatgaataaataaacaaaatcttaaaataaataaataaataaataaataaataaataaataaataaatgcaacttGTGACCTTCTGCTGGGCTGCGGGCTAAGAGGCTGCGTTCTCTCATCTCACCAGTCACCGGGATGAGTACATGTAGGATTCTTTCTATAAAAAAGGCATGCTCCAGAGATTCTCATCTGACTCATTCTCCCTTTAATCGTCCAGTTAAGAACAAAGGGAAGAGATAAGTAGATATGGAGGAGACAGAGTAGCCTGCATCTGTCTCTAGTTCCAGTACAGAATGAGGATAGGTTTTCATGAGGAGGAGTTAAAATGTGaacttagtatttaaaaattctcatcagcagggaaccctgggtggcgcagcggtttagccccgcctttggcccagggtgcgatcctggagacccaggatcgaatctcacatcgggctcccggtgcatggagcctgcttctccctctgcctgtgtctctgcctctctctctctctctctgtgtgtgactatcataaataaataaaaattaaaaaaaaaattctcatcagcATATACTTTGGGAAGCCATGGGGGTATATGtggctaatttattttaaaactctctaTATGTGCATTCAAAACACTTTTGAGATTTCATATGAAATTGCTCTTCTTGAGATAGGAAAAGGGGTAGTATTATAACCCCAACTTTTTTTCTGATCTCATTTTTAGGGAAGCGGGTGTGTATGGGAGAACAGCTGGCAAAGATGGAATTATTTCTGATGTTCGTGAGCCTAATGCAGAGTTTCACATTTGCTTTACCGAAGGATTCTAAGAAGCCCATCCTGACTGGAAGATATGGTCTAACTTTAGCCCCACATCCATTTAATATAGTCATTTCAAAGAGATAAAGAACATGTCCGAGAAGAGAATGTAAATACATTTCCTTCCTAAACAGATTATTCCTTCCGCATTGACAGCAGACCCAATAATGCAGCAGATCCAGATTAGGCTCAGATGAGAGGGAGACTGGAAAGCGAGTAGAGCTTGCATCTTGGAAGATTCCTCAGGGGATACTTCTGTCATTTTAGTAATGCACGTCTGTGACTTAGGAGATGGGGACCAAAGTGCTGGATGGGAAGCAGGAGATCTGGCTTTTATCCCCAGTGGCTCCCACCAGTGAACATTTCTTCTCATCACTCAGTGCCTCAGTCATTCCATAACATGAGGTTAAGAAATGTgccttctttccatctctcagcACTAAGGAAGGTCAAATGCCTCATATCTTTTCTGATATTACCAAAACACTTGTTAAGTACCGGAGAACAAATTCAGAAGTAGTAGGAAGACCTGCCAGTTTAAGACCTGTGACAGCATGAAAGTGGTATTTATAccacttatatatattttgtcagGGAAGGATGTGGGTTTAAGTCATGATGAGTTAGAGCTTTTCTTGGCACAGATCCTATGTCTGTTTTGGGAGATGGGAGGCTTGTTTTGTTACCATTATCTATtcatttgtgatttcattttttcacattttgtagACATGGACTCAAGCGCCCTTGTCTGGTATGTAGAGGAAAGGctgttgtttgaatttttatgtcTACCTTCTGTTTCAACTACAGGAACAGTGAGCCTGGCTGAAGGAGTGGCTTCATGGCAGAGTTTCTTTCTGCTGGGTGTAGCTCTACCTTTTGACTTGAGCCCCGAATAATGAGGTTGGGAATTCTGATACTGAGATTGATCAGGGAAGGATTCAAACTGTGAACCACTTGTCTGTGCTGCCGCCACGTGATCCCATGAGCGTCTACTCTGTGTTTTCAATACAGATAGATGAAGTACAGGCAAATCTCTAGGTGCCTTGAGGAtttttgtcaattaaaaaaaaaaaacaaaacaaaaaacaaaaacgaataAGCTAAGTGCCCAGGAATTGTGAGTGAATGGAACAGTTGTCATATAGATTTTTAATGAGATGATGCAAGTGTGGTTCCATTGCATTTTGAACAGGATGTTTGTTCCTCATCTGGAATTTTATATGCTTTTGATTTACACTAATAATTTGGCATGAACAAGTTTATTACTCCTTAATTTATATAGACATTTTCAACATTCCTAACCAAACAGCTTGTagcttactggaaaaaaaaaaaactattctgtgagattatattgaAATCAGATGttcattaaacttttaaatataatgcCTCCAActgtagcattttaaaaacctctttatATGGTAAGTCATTGAAAGAACTATTAAtgcaattttgtattttatgatttatttgaagTGTAAAAACCAGAAGTaccttattttatatatcttcctAATACCTAATTTTTAATCCTTATCTTTAACATAATTTCTGGTGCTTTTATTAAACTTTTAGTTTTAACCACAATAGTATCACgtctggttttttattttaactgctaaacaaaattttttttattttttattttttaaagatttttatttatttattcatgagagacatagagaggcagagacacaggcagagggagaagcaggctccatgcaaggagcctgatgtgggactcaatcccagaaccccaggatcaccccctgagccaaaggcaaatgctcaatggctgagccacccaggtgtcccacaaaatTGTTTCTAAACTACATGT
Coding sequences:
- the LOC121492693 gene encoding cytochrome P450 2U1; this encodes MPSARPPAAPADAPPWPPGPPPLLLLLLSLAALLAAGWLRRHRARGIPPGPTPWPVVGNLGSVLLPPFLRRSSWLHRRAAAGGEPWARGPQLLLADLARAYGKVFSFYLGRHLVVVLSDFRSVREALVQQAEVFSDRPRVPLVSLVTKEKGIVFAHYGPVWKQQRKFSHSTLRHFGLGKLSLEPKIIEEFKYVKEEMQKHGEDPFNPFPIVNNAVSNIICSLCFGQRFDYTNNEFKKMLHLMSRALEICLNSQLLLVNICSWLYYLPFGPFKELRQIEKDITTFLKKIIKDHKESLNVENPQDFIDMYLLHVEEERKNNSNSSFNEDYLFYIIGDLFIAGTDTTTNSLLWCLLYMSLNPDIQEKVQEEIERVIGADRVPSLTDKAQMPYTEATIMEVQRLTVVVPLAIPHMTSEKTVLQGYTIPKGTVILPNLWSVHRDPAIWEKPDDFYPNRFLDDQGQLIKKETFIPFGIGKRVCMGEQLAKMELFLMFVSLMQSFTFALPKDSKKPILTGRYGLTLAPHPFNIVISKR